One segment of Agromyces albus DNA contains the following:
- a CDS encoding ABC transporter substrate-binding protein: MIRAIITQARQAQLNRRTLLTGAGAGASALALAACSTGGSQAKPTPAADESASDKSLNWANWAAYIDEDDDGKYPTLEAFQEETGIAVNYEVAVDDNNTYYGKVKDQLALGQDIGADLVCLTDWMIARWIRFGYAQELDHGNMLNIANLTPSLRDVDFDPGRTMSLPWQGGFAGICWNKEAVPGGLASVSDLWHADLKGRVGVLSEMRDTMGLLMLENGVDISGTWGDDEYSQAIDLLRQQVADGQVRNIKGNSYLEDLKSEDTLAAICWSGDITVINAEAGDKWEFAIPTAGGTLWNDNFLVPIGSPRKANAEALINYYYEPEVAAEVAAWVNFITPVVGAQEAAAAIDPELAENQLIFPNEETLSNAYVFRALDGAEEQKYQAEFQSILLGS, encoded by the coding sequence ATGATCCGCGCCATCATCACCCAGGCGCGCCAGGCGCAACTGAATCGTCGCACGCTCCTCACCGGCGCCGGTGCAGGTGCGTCGGCGCTCGCCCTCGCAGCGTGCTCGACGGGCGGCTCACAGGCCAAGCCCACGCCCGCGGCCGACGAATCGGCCTCCGACAAGTCCCTCAACTGGGCGAACTGGGCTGCGTACATCGACGAAGATGACGACGGCAAGTACCCCACGCTCGAGGCCTTCCAGGAGGAGACCGGCATCGCGGTCAACTACGAGGTCGCCGTCGACGACAACAACACCTACTACGGCAAGGTCAAAGACCAGCTCGCGCTCGGCCAGGACATCGGCGCCGACCTGGTCTGCCTCACCGACTGGATGATCGCCCGGTGGATCCGGTTCGGCTACGCCCAGGAGCTCGACCACGGCAACATGCTGAACATCGCGAACCTCACGCCTTCGCTTCGCGACGTCGACTTCGATCCCGGCCGCACGATGTCGCTCCCGTGGCAGGGCGGCTTCGCCGGCATCTGCTGGAACAAGGAGGCCGTGCCCGGCGGTCTCGCCTCGGTGTCCGACCTGTGGCACGCCGACCTCAAGGGCCGCGTCGGCGTGCTCTCCGAGATGCGTGACACCATGGGGCTCCTCATGCTCGAGAACGGCGTCGACATCTCGGGCACGTGGGGCGACGATGAATACTCCCAGGCGATCGACCTCCTGCGCCAGCAGGTCGCCGACGGCCAGGTCCGCAACATCAAGGGCAACTCCTACCTCGAAGACCTGAAGAGCGAAGACACCCTCGCGGCGATCTGCTGGTCGGGTGACATCACCGTCATCAACGCCGAGGCGGGCGACAAGTGGGAGTTCGCCATCCCCACCGCGGGCGGCACGCTCTGGAACGACAACTTCCTCGTGCCGATCGGCTCGCCGCGCAAGGCCAACGCCGAGGCGCTCATCAACTACTACTACGAGCCCGAGGTCGCCGCAGAGGTCGCCGCGTGGGTGAACTTCATCACGCCGGTCGTCGGCGCCCAGGAGGCCGCAGCCGCAATCGATCCCGAACTGGCCGAGAACCAGCTCATCTTCCCGAACGAGGAGACGCTCTCGAACGCCTACGTGTTCCGCGCGCTCGACGGCGCAGAGGAGCAGAAGTACCAGGCCGAGTTCCAGAGCATCCTGCTGGGTTCGTGA